A portion of the Streptomyces griseiscabiei genome contains these proteins:
- a CDS encoding ScbR family autoregulator-binding transcription factor: MATQERAIRTRNALIKAAAELLDQEGPASVSLAAISARAGVSNGALHFHFPNKTALLDTVVVEAEAQLRRVTRPRDLHTVQALIDASHDLVQELGRNVVLRVGFRLSGRGEHSEAAPDLWGDWQRWVEATLARADGEGALVSDASPEELAAVVVAVGAGLQARGESDVRWLERVVLTRFWALLLPRIVGSAARHHFSPAGFVPGAGEDQGF; this comes from the coding sequence ATGGCCACGCAGGAACGCGCGATCCGTACGCGCAACGCCCTCATCAAGGCTGCGGCCGAACTGCTGGACCAGGAGGGCCCGGCCTCGGTCTCGCTGGCGGCCATCAGCGCCAGGGCCGGCGTCAGCAACGGGGCGCTGCACTTCCACTTCCCCAACAAGACGGCGCTCCTGGACACCGTGGTCGTCGAGGCGGAGGCGCAGCTGCGCCGGGTCACCCGCCCGCGTGACCTCCACACCGTGCAGGCGCTCATCGACGCCAGCCACGACCTCGTGCAGGAGCTCGGGCGGAACGTGGTGCTGCGGGTCGGCTTCCGGCTCAGCGGTCGCGGCGAGCACTCCGAGGCGGCGCCGGACCTGTGGGGCGACTGGCAGCGATGGGTCGAGGCCACGCTCGCGCGCGCGGACGGCGAGGGGGCCCTGGTGTCCGACGCCTCGCCCGAGGAGCTGGCGGCCGTCGTGGTCGCCGTGGGGGCCGGCCTGCAGGCCCGGGGAGAGAGCGACGTCCGCTGGCTGGAGCGGGTCGTACTGACCCGGTTCTGGGCGCTGTTGCTGCCCCGCATCGTGGGCAGCGCCGCGCGGCACCACTTCAGCCCGGCCGGGTTCGTGCCGGGGGCCGGCGAGGATCAGGGGTTCTGA
- a CDS encoding ParB/RepB/Spo0J family partition protein, with protein MNVSGAHAESTDRREGPRPGLRLAVAGGTEAPPSGSASADDRSGGTGEEGRARRTAVVDIDSLHASDSPRLGGENRDHVRMLAEQEDPLPPVLVHHPSMRVIDGMHRLAAARLRGADTIAVEYFDGDEGEVFALSVELNIAHGLPLSQADRAAAAERILDSHPYWSDRRVATNAGLAPSTVAAIRRRSTSRSDQLNAPRVGRDGRVRPLQATEGRLRASQVIAANPTASLREIAERAGIATATAKDVRDRLRRGQDPLPQGQPAKRVAPAGTPSGASREEPGRGAGGGGGGAAGGRSTAHMSAAAIGLILPNLRKDPSLRTEAGRMLLQMLSVHAIGDEARWRRLAQSVPGHRAPVLAQAARRCADHWLRLANELEMRRG; from the coding sequence ATGAACGTCTCAGGCGCTCACGCCGAGTCCACGGACCGCCGGGAAGGGCCCAGGCCGGGTCTGCGGCTGGCCGTCGCGGGCGGTACCGAGGCACCGCCGTCCGGCTCCGCCTCCGCCGACGACCGGAGCGGGGGCACGGGCGAGGAGGGGCGGGCACGACGGACCGCCGTCGTGGACATCGACTCGCTCCACGCGTCCGACTCGCCGCGGCTCGGCGGCGAGAACCGCGACCATGTGCGGATGCTCGCCGAGCAGGAGGACCCGCTGCCGCCGGTCCTGGTGCACCACCCGTCGATGCGGGTCATCGACGGTATGCACCGGCTCGCCGCGGCCCGGCTGCGCGGGGCCGACACGATAGCCGTCGAGTACTTCGACGGCGACGAGGGCGAGGTCTTCGCCCTCTCCGTCGAACTGAACATCGCGCACGGCCTCCCGCTCTCGCAGGCCGATCGCGCCGCCGCCGCCGAGCGCATCCTCGACAGCCACCCGTACTGGTCCGACCGCCGTGTCGCCACCAACGCGGGGCTCGCGCCCAGCACGGTCGCGGCGATCCGGCGCCGTTCAACGAGTCGAAGCGACCAGTTGAACGCGCCCCGGGTCGGCCGGGACGGCCGGGTACGGCCGTTGCAGGCGACCGAGGGGCGGCTGCGGGCCAGCCAGGTCATCGCCGCGAACCCCACCGCGTCGCTCCGGGAGATAGCCGAGCGGGCCGGGATCGCCACCGCCACGGCGAAGGACGTACGGGACCGGCTGCGCCGGGGGCAGGACCCGCTGCCGCAGGGGCAGCCGGCCAAGCGGGTCGCTCCGGCTGGCACGCCGTCGGGCGCTTCGCGGGAGGAGCCGGGGCGAGGCGCGGGAGGTGGGGGCGGTGGCGCGGCCGGTGGCCGGAGCACCGCGCACATGTCGGCGGCGGCGATCGGGCTGATCCTGCCGAACCTGCGGAAGGACCCGTCGCTGCGCACGGAGGCGGGGCGGATGCTGCTGCAGATGCTCAGCGTGCACGCGATCGGGGACGAGGCGCGGTGGCGGCGGTTGGCGCAGAGCGTGCCGGGGCATCGGGCGCCGGTGCTCGCGCAGGCGGCGCGGCGTTGTGCGGATCACTGGCTGCGGCTGGCCAATGAGCTGGAGATGCGGCGGGGCTGA